One Peromyscus leucopus breed LL Stock chromosome 2, UCI_PerLeu_2.1, whole genome shotgun sequence DNA window includes the following coding sequences:
- the Rlf gene encoding zinc finger protein Rlf isoform X4, which translates to MSHVYVPCFPAKRLFRRELTLFWSKLQRRIDPSLETFLERCRQFGVIAKTQQHLFCLIRVIQTEAQDAGIGVSVLLCVRALQLRSSEDEEMKASVCKTISCLLPEDLEVRRACQLTEFLIEPSLDGFNMLEELYLQPDQKFDEENAPVPNSLRCELLLALKAHWPFDPEFWDWKTLKRHCHQLLGQEASDSDDDLSGYEMSINDTDVLESFLSDYDEGKEDKQYRRSLADQNKEKRDKKPIGSSERYQRWLQYKFFCLLCKRECIEARILHHSKMHMEDGIYTCPVCIRKFKRKELFVPHVMEHVKMPPSRRDRSRKKLLLKGSQRGIYPKSPTGSLEPNQSLSEQAKGESHEYVTFSKLEDRRLQDRDLYPCPGTDCSRVFKQFKYLSVHLKAEHQNNDENAKHYLDMKNRREKCTYCRRHFMSAFHLREHEQVHCGPQPYMCVSIDCYARFGSVNELLNHKQKHDDLRYKCELNGCNIVFSDLGQLYHHEAQHFRDASYTCNVLGCKKFYYSKIEYQNHLSMHNVESPDGELKKSVKLEESAAGGKQDCMDQPHLLDQTDKSHSPEDLLFCAGSASAHIDTAENLKDNSDSNSSDLLSHSSSTSINEELIDTLDHSETMQDLLLSHEKVFVPSSLKEKCSNVAICFDGTKFTCGFDGCGSTYKNARGMQKHLRKVHPYHCKARRGKTKDLFTCLDDKHDQADKFDAEPKPSSDTNSDSPDEGLEHSIHGKCKRDHRGYSPEPSICSSKRPCTEDTMLELLLRLKHLSLKNSIAHGSFSGSLQGCPPSGAKSLQSVPSSISDLNLQNQDENMPSQYLAQLAAKPFFCELQGCKYEFVTREALLMHYLKKHNYSKEKVLQLSMFQHRYSPFRCHICQRSFTRKTHLRIHYKNKHQIGSDRATHRLLDSEKCDHEGPCSVDRLKGDCSAELGPNSNSETSQCRSKKDECSSETDLESSCEETESKVSGISSPIGSHREEGEGREGRGSRRTVAKGNLCYILNKYHKPFHCIHKTCNSSFTNLKGLIRHYRTVHQYNKEQLCLEKDKARTKRELVKCKKLFACKYKDCNKRFLCSKALAKHCSDSHNLDHIEESKVLSETESAARFSCNQPQCPAVFYSFSKLKHHLLEQHNIEGEIHSDYEIHCTLNGCGQIFSHRSNYFQHVYYRHKDSYDSLFSSQKVANERLLRGEKVCQTTEVQTQGQTQEQMQGQTQEQTQGQEQQTAKRPFNTKAKKCGLLKDKKAPISFKTRAEAIHMCVEHSEHTQYPCMVQGCLSVVKLESSIVRHYKRTHQMNSAYLEQQLENLVVCVKYGTKIKEEPPSEVEPCVKKEENNSCELVHTERHSPGDSSMPLQNTDSTCPAEQDGQKGCTERNPLLDADTLLYRGTLKCNHTSETTSLEQCDVVKSPPCKIESPIPNPSGTESGTYFTDFQLPLSRIKEEPGHHSSGQENTVKNAAQVSKENIRKHSQPRSFDLKTYKPMGFESSFLKFIQESEEKDDDFDDWEPSEHLPLNNSSQPTNDLTGNVANTVVNDSDPPVDIPHSSSDPPVVENLAAIPPLVAAEAAAVPSLENLRVVLDKALTDCGELALKQLHYLRPVVVLERSKFSTPILDLFPTKKTDELCVGSS; encoded by the exons GGAGCTGACTCTGTTCTGGAGTAAACTACAGAGAAGAATCGACCCGTCTCTGGAGACGTTTTTGGAGCGCTGCCGGCAGTTCGGTGTCATAGCTAAAACACAGCAGCATTTGTTTTGCCTGATTCGAGTCATACAGACTGAA GCACAAGATGCTGGTATTGGGGTCTCAGTTTTACTATGTGTTAGAGCTCTTCAGCTCAGATCAAGTGAAGATGAAGAGATGAAAGCTTCGGTCTGTAAAACAATCTCCTGTCTTTTACCAGAAGATTTGGAAGTTAGACGAGCCTGTCAGCTTACAGAGTTTTTAATTGAACCAAGTTTGGATGGATTCAATATGCTGGAAGAACTGTATTTGCAGCCAGATCAAAAATTTGATGAAGAAAATGCACCAGTTCCAAATTCCCTCCGATGTGAGCTCTTACTAGCTTTAAAAGCCCACTGGCCCTTCGATCCTGAATTTTGGGACTGGAAAACTTTGAAACGACACTGCCACCAACTCTTGGGACAAGAAGCCTCAGATTCTGATGATGACTTAAGTGGCTATGAAATGTCTATTAATGATACAGATGTCCTAGAGTCATTTCTCAGTGACTATGATGAAGGTAAAGAAGACAAACAGTACAGAAGAAGTCTGGCAGATCAGAATAAGGAGAAAAGAGATAAAAAGCCCATCGGTTCCTCGGAGAGGTACCAGAGGTGGCTGCAGTAcaagttcttttgtttgttgtgtaaACGGGAATGCATAGAGGCCAGGATTCTTCATCATTCCAAGATGCACATGGAAGACGGGATATACACCTGTCCAGTTTGTATtagaaaatttaagagaaaagaactaTTTGTTCCTCATGTAATGGAACATGTTAAAATGCCACCAAGCAGAAGAGACCGCTCTAGAAAGAAATTACTGTTGAAAGGCTCTCAAAGGGGTATTTATCCCAAGAGTCCCACTGGAAGTCTAGAACCAAATCAGTCACTGAGTGAACAAGCCAAAGGAGAGTCTCATGAGTATGTCACATTCAGTAAGTTAGAAGACCGCCGCCTGCAAGACAGAGACTTGTACCCATGCCCTGGTACAGACTGTTCCCGTGTGttcaaacagtttaaatactTAAGTGTGCATCTTAAAGCTGAACaccaaaataatgatgaaaatgcCAAGCACTACTTGGATAtgaaaaatagaagagagaagTGTACTTATTGCCGGAGGCATTTCATGTCTGCTTTTCACCTGCGAGAGCATGAGCAGGTGCATTGTGGTCCTCAACcttatatgtgtgtttctatagATTGCTATGCAAGGTTTGGATCAGTGAATGAACTCCTTAAccacaaacaaaagcatgatGACCTTCGTTATAAATGTGAATTGAATGGCTGTAATATTGTGTTCAGTGACTTGGGTCAGCTTTACCACCATGAAGCACAACATTTTAGGGATGCATCCTACACATGCAATGTCCTTGGCTGTAAAAAGTTCTATTATTCCAAAATTGAATACCAAAACCACCTCTCAATGCATAATGTTGAAAGTCCAGATGGAGAAttaaagaaatcagtgaaactcGAGGAATCTGCAGCAGGTGGGAAGCAAGATTGTATGGACCAGCCTCATCTACTTGACCAAACTGATAAGTCCCATTCTCCTGAAGATCTTCTTTTCTGTGCAGGATCAGCTAGCGCTCACATAGACACTGCAGAAAACCTGAAGGACAACAGTGACAGCAATTCTAGTGATCTGTTAAGTCACAGCTCATCCACTTCAATAAATGAGGAATTAATTGACACACTAGATCACTCTGAAACCATGCAGGACCTATTACTATCTCATGAGAAAGTCTTTGTACcctccagtttaaaagagaagtGCTCCAATGTAGCCATTTGTTTTGATGGCACTAAATTCACCTGTGGTTTTGACGGCTGTGGATCCACCTACAAAAATGCAAGAGGGATGCAGAAACACCTGCGGAAGGTGCATCCCTACCACTGCAAGGCGAGAAGGGGGAAGACAAAAGACCTCTTCACCTGCTTGGATGACAAACATGACCAAGCTGACAAGTTTGATGCCGAACCTAAACCCAGTTCTGATACAAACAGTGACTCCCCAGATGAAGGTCTAGAGCACAGTATTCACGGCAAATGCAAGCGGGACCATCGAGGCTATTCCCCCGAACCTTCCATTTGTTCTTCTAAAAGGCCGTGCACAGAGGACACCATGTTGGAACTCCTGTTACGTTTGAAACATCTAAGCTTGAAGAACTCCATAGCACATGGCTCTTTTTCAGGGTCACTGCAGGGGTGCCCACCTAGTGGTGCTAAGTCTCTTCAGTCAGTCCCATCTTCCATTTCAGACCTTAACCTTCAGAATCAGGACGAAAACATGCCAAGTCAGTACCTTGCACAGTTGGCAGCTAAGCCTTTCTTCTGTGAGCTTCAAGGATGCAAATACGAATTTGTGACCAGAGAGGCTTTACTAATGCATTATCTTAAGAAGCATAATTATTCTAAAGAGAAGGTCCTTCAGTTATCCATGTTTCAGCACCGGTATTCTCCATTCCGGTGTCACATCTGCCAAAGGTcatttacaagaaaaacacacctTAGGAttcattataaaaacaaacatcaaattgGCAGTGACAGGGCAACTCACAGACTGCTAGACAGTGAGAAATGTGATCATGAAGGGCCATGCTCAGTAGACAGACTGAAAGGTGACTGCTCTGCAGAACTTGGTCCCAACAGTAACTCAGAGACGTCCCAGTGTCGTTCTAAAAAGGATGAATGCAGCTCAGAAACAGACCTGGAGTCCTcttgtgaggaaacagaaagtaaGGTATCTGGTATTTCATCACCGATAGGCAGccacagagaagagggagaagggagagaggggagaggaagcaggCGGACTGTTGCTAAAGGAAATCTGTGCTATATTTTGAATAAGTACCACAAACCATTCCATTGTATCCACAAAACTTGCAATTCTTCATTTACCAATCTAAAAGGTCTGATTCGCCACTACAGAACTGTGCACCAGTACAACAAAGAGCAGTTATGCTTAGAGAAGGACAAAGCAAGAACCAAAAGGGAACttgtaaaatgtaaaaagctATTTGCTTGCAAATATAAGGACTGTAACAAGCGCTTCCTGTGCTCCAAGGCCCTGGCTAAGCACTGCAGTGACTCTCATAACCTAGACCACATTGAAGAGTCGAAAGTGCTTTCAGAGACTGAGTCTGCAGCCAGATTTTCTTGTAACCAGCCTCAGTGCCCTGctgttttttattcattcagtaaGTTGAAACACCACCTGCTAGAACAGCATAATATTGAAGGAGAAATCCATTCGGATTATGAAATCCATTGTACTCTTAATGGCTGTGGCCAGATTTTCAGCCACCGAAGTAATTACTTCCAGCATGTCTACTACCGACATAAGGACAGTTATGACAGCCTATTCAGCAGCCAGAAAGTAGCGAACGAGCGGCTCCTGAGGGGTGAAAAGGTGTGTCAGACTACTGAGGTGCAGACGCAGGGACAGACGCAGGAACAGATGCAGGGACAGACGCAGGAACAGACACAGGGGCAGGAGCAGCAGACTGCCAAAAGGCCATTTAATACTAAAGCTAAAAAATGTGGCTTACTCAAAGATAAGAAAGCTCCAATTAGCTTTAAAACTAGAGCAGAAGCTATCCATATGTGCGTTGAGCATTCTGAGCACACCCAATACCCATGCATGGTTCAGGGATGCTTGTCTGTGGTGAAGCTGGAGAGCAGCATTGTGAGGCATTACAAACGTACCCATCAGATGAATAGTGCCTATTTAGAGCAGCAGCTGGAGAACCTTGTGGTTTGTGTTAAGTATGGTACCAAAATTAAGGAGGAGCCCCCTTCTGAAGTAGAGCCCTGtgtaaagaaagaggaaaataatagCTGTGAGTTGGTGCACACAGAGCGCCATTCCCCAGGGGACAGCAGCATGCCCCTCCAAAACACTGATTCCACTTGCCCAGCTGAACAGGATGGTCAGAAAGGGTGCACAGAAAGAAACCCACTTCTTGATGCAGACACTCTGCTCTACAGGGGAACTTTGAAATGCAACCATACTTCAGAAACCACTTCTCTGGAACAGTGTGATGTAGTTAAGTCTCCTCCCTGTAAAATAGAAAGCCCTATACCCAATCCCAGTGGGACAGAAAGTGGTACATACTTCACAGACTTTCAGCTGCCTTTATCAAGGATCAAAGAAGAACCTGGGCATCATAGTTCAGGGCAAGAGAACACTGTCAAGAATGCAGCCCAGGTCTCAAAAGAGAACATTAGGAAGCATTCTCAGCCCAGGTCATTTGATCTGAAGACTTACAAACCTATGGGATTTGAATCTTCCTTTCTGAAATTTATTCAAGAAAGTGAAGAGAAAGATGATGATTTTGATGACTGGGAGCCTTCAGAGCACTTACCATTGAATAACTCCTCTCAGCCCACTAATGACTTGACAGGGAATGTGGCAAACACCGTAGTGAATGACAGCGACCCTCCAGTTGACATACCTCATTCTTCCAGTGACCCTCCAGTTGTGGAGAACCTGGCTGCAATCCCACCATTAGTAGCCGCTGAAGCGGCGGCGGTCCCTTCCTTGGAAAACCTGAGGGTCGTACTGGACAAAGCATTAACAGACTGTGGAGAGCTTGCCTTAAAGCAGCTTCATTATCTCCGGCCCGTGGTTGTCCTTGAAAGATCTAAGTTCTCCACACCGATTTTAGACTTGTTTCCAACTAAGAAGACAGACGAGCTGTGTGTGGGAAGTTCctaa